In the genome of Macrobrachium rosenbergii isolate ZJJX-2024 chromosome 44, ASM4041242v1, whole genome shotgun sequence, the window ttaaaacaatacTCGAAAAGAATAAGAGATTATTGCTCCGTTTGGATAAGCAAAAACACTTGTCGAAAACAATTTATTCTGATTAATTTTAAAAGtacacaataaatacaaatatactctATGCTATTATCGCCCACCAGTCTTTTAAACGTTATACAAAGGTTTCGTTTCTGTCGTGGCCAAACATTCATTTGCTTGGGGCTGCATAAGAACCTGACGGGGCAGACGACCTCTCACGAGAGTCTTCCGCAGCTGCCTTAGCAATCTGGTCGAGGACGAACTGGGGGATTGGATGGGGGAATTCGGGAGCCACTGGCAGAAGGTCGGACTGGGGCTGGAAGCCGTTCTCATCGGCTACGTACTTCAGAATAACTGGTGTACCGTCAGGAGCAGTGTATCTGTGAAGAGAAGAGGGAATCTTTTTCATCCAGtcctgttaaataaaaaaagttttttttttttttttgttatttctcattgGGTTCTACTTTAACAAAAGAAGAGGCATGAAAGCACAACCACCTGTGCACTCACGAGAAAGATCCAGCAGCCACGACAGCGCCCTCAGGCCCCTGAGGAGATCCTGAGTCAGCGAGGACAATGCCATTTTCAGTCTCGACATTGACGGAGTATCTTCCATCGTCTCCGTGGTCACGGTCGTCCCTGAGGATTGCAGCCTCCTCGCTGGACGAGATGCTGCTCGACCTTGGTCCTTCGTAGTCGGGGGCGGCCAAGCCGACGGCCACTAAAGATGCGATGATTATCTATTTCGAAGACATTTTAAAGTTTCAGTTAGTGGCTGGTGCTGAAGCCCGTCTTACTTTAAGTGCTAAACATTAACAGCTGGCCTTAATATCCTgtcaagtatatatttttattgcctAAAGACCGAACCTTGTCGTTTGAATGTTCATTGAAGCTTGGTAGATGTAGACTTACGTTATTGTATTTCGTATACGCAGACACGTCAAGTACATAGTCAGGTTAACATCTTATGAgacagtttgataaaaaaaaaaagacgttatgTCCCtcagcaatttcatttttcattttaatgcacTCGGTAAAAATCATTaggagaaattattaaaaagagttTTAGATCGCATGagacataaatataatatttaagtcACATAAATATTGTGGTGATATATCTTTGTTTGACTGTCAATTATAGTTTTTAGTCGTTTTATTGACAACCACTTGTACATTTCTATGG includes:
- the LOC136829174 gene encoding cuticle protein CP14.6-like; its protein translation is MKFIIIASLVAVGLAAPDYEGPRSSSISSSEEAAILRDDRDHGDDGRYSVNVETENGIVLADSGSPQGPEGAVVAAGSFSYTAPDGTPVILKYVADENGFQPQSDLLPVAPEFPHPIPQFVLDQIAKAAAEDSRERSSAPSGSYAAPSK